A single window of Polaribacter sp. SA4-10 DNA harbors:
- a CDS encoding SDR family oxidoreductase: MNLQLKNKNALVCGSTQGIGKATAILLAEEGVNITLVARNEEKLKAVLAELSNENQCHSYLVADFSKPDELKKVMETTDCNFHILVNNTGGPKGGELLTATTTELLNAFQMHIVCNQILVQAVVPFMKSEKYGRIINVISTSVKEPIPGLGVSNTIRNAVGNWSKTLASELGQFQITVNNVLPGFTDTARLDQIIKIKAQKENTTEAEMEQIMKSYVPAKRFAKPEETAAAVTFLASKQASYINGINVPVDGGRTKSL, encoded by the coding sequence ATGAATTTACAACTAAAAAACAAAAATGCTTTAGTTTGTGGAAGCACACAAGGAATAGGAAAAGCAACAGCAATTTTATTAGCAGAAGAAGGTGTGAACATCACTTTAGTTGCTAGAAATGAAGAGAAACTAAAAGCAGTTTTGGCAGAATTATCAAATGAAAATCAATGTCATAGTTACTTGGTAGCAGATTTTTCTAAACCAGATGAATTAAAAAAAGTAATGGAAACTACAGATTGTAATTTTCATATTTTAGTAAACAATACTGGTGGCCCAAAAGGAGGAGAACTTTTAACTGCAACAACAACAGAACTGTTAAATGCATTTCAAATGCATATTGTTTGTAATCAAATTTTGGTGCAAGCCGTTGTTCCGTTTATGAAATCAGAAAAATATGGTAGAATTATTAACGTAATTTCTACCTCTGTAAAAGAACCAATTCCTGGTTTGGGAGTTTCAAATACAATTAGAAATGCAGTTGGTAATTGGTCTAAAACATTGGCTTCTGAATTGGGGCAATTTCAAATTACAGTAAATAATGTCCTGCCAGGTTTTACAGATACAGCACGTTTAGATCAAATTATTAAGATAAAAGCACAAAAAGAAAACACAACTGAAGCAGAAATGGAACAAATAATGAAAAGCTATGTTCCTGCAAAACGTTTTGCGAAACCAGAAGAAACCGCTGCTGCTGTAACTTTTTTAGCAAGTAAACAGGCAAGTTATATAAACGGAATTAACGTTCCTGTAGATGGAGGAAGAACCAAGAGTTTGTAG
- a CDS encoding DUF6500 family protein, translated as MIAVCDEKIAKKGDHVGLSFYAFFASKN; from the coding sequence ATGATTGCTGTTTGTGATGAGAAAATCGCAAAAAAAGGAGACCATGTAGGTTTGTCTTTTTACGCTTTTTTTGCAAGCAAAAATTAG
- a CDS encoding cupin domain-containing protein, whose translation MIRFFRSISIDKVVFSFLLIVFYSCKPKMALPDPFEAGWKGEKVCEVLEDNAALRVLKCTFAPGVGHEKHYHNKHFGYTLVGSRFKIKDTTGAREVNVPTGYSFSNEDVSWHEVLNIGDEIAVFLIIEPK comes from the coding sequence ATGATTAGATTTTTTAGAAGTATCAGTATCGATAAAGTTGTGTTTTCTTTTTTATTAATAGTTTTCTATTCATGTAAACCAAAGATGGCGCTTCCAGATCCTTTTGAAGCAGGTTGGAAAGGAGAAAAGGTTTGTGAAGTACTAGAAGATAATGCAGCCTTAAGAGTGTTAAAATGTACTTTCGCTCCAGGAGTTGGCCATGAGAAACATTATCATAACAAACATTTTGGTTACACTCTTGTTGGAAGTAGATTTAAAATTAAAGACACCACTGGTGCTAGAGAAGTTAATGTACCAACAGGATATAGTTTTTCAAATGAAGATGTATCTTGGCATGAAGTTTTAAATATTGGTGATGAAATAGCTGTATTTTTAATTATAGAACCTAAATAG
- a CDS encoding RidA family protein — MSEKKVTPRGAYPHVKVVGDFIFVSGTSSRKADNTIAGVDIIDEMGTKFLNIETQTKEVLQNIDKNLQTVGATIKDVVDVSTFLVNMNDFAGYNKTYAEFFEKETGPTRTTVAVHQLPHPDLVVEIKVTAYKKQ, encoded by the coding sequence ATGTCAGAAAAAAAAGTAACACCACGAGGCGCATATCCACACGTAAAAGTTGTAGGAGATTTTATTTTTGTATCCGGAACAAGTTCTAGAAAAGCTGATAATACCATTGCAGGAGTGGATATTATTGATGAAATGGGAACAAAGTTTCTAAATATAGAAACACAAACAAAAGAAGTTTTACAGAATATTGACAAAAACTTACAAACAGTTGGTGCCACTATAAAAGACGTTGTAGATGTATCTACTTTTCTAGTAAATATGAATGATTTTGCAGGTTATAATAAAACCTATGCAGAATTTTTTGAAAAAGAAACAGGCCCAACAAGAACCACCGTTGCTGTACATCAATTACCACATCCAGATTTGGTTGTGGAAATTAAAGTTACTGCTTATAAAAAGCAATAG
- a CDS encoding 3-hydroxyanthranilate 3,4-dioxygenase yields the protein MNLVQPLNFKKWIDENRHLLKPPVGNKQVWDNGEYIVMVVGGPNNRKDYHYNETPEFFYQVEGDMILKIIDDKGEQIDIEINEGDIYLLPAKVPHSPQRIENTVGLVIEYPRSKGMLDALEWYCENCGNPLYREEFALDNIETDMPIIFDKYYSDTKKCTCGNCDTVMEAPKKIKV from the coding sequence ATGAACTTAGTACAACCTTTAAATTTTAAAAAGTGGATTGATGAAAATCGTCATTTATTAAAACCACCAGTTGGTAACAAGCAAGTTTGGGATAACGGTGAGTATATTGTTATGGTTGTTGGAGGCCCAAATAATAGAAAAGATTACCACTATAACGAAACGCCAGAATTTTTCTATCAAGTAGAAGGAGATATGATTTTAAAAATCATAGATGATAAAGGCGAACAAATTGATATAGAAATTAATGAAGGTGATATTTACTTATTGCCTGCAAAAGTACCGCATTCACCTCAAAGAATAGAAAATACAGTTGGCTTGGTTATAGAATATCCACGTTCTAAAGGAATGTTAGATGCTTTAGAATGGTATTGCGAAAATTGTGGAAACCCTTTGTATAGAGAAGAATTTGCATTAGATAATATTGAAACGGATATGCCAATTATATTTGATAAATATTATTCTGACACTAAAAAATGTACTTGTGGTAATTGTGATACAGTAATGGAAGCACCTAAAAAGATAAAAGTTTAA
- a CDS encoding amidohydrolase family protein, producing the protein MERRKLRINGHSHLLPYPEEIPQFMKDKEIFWVDDERKHMLQKGWKRPVTDSSFFLDEKLLWMEKNKIDHAVVLNLSQLYGNGLRLEEMKKALRFQNDFNAKVQHNHPSKFTCGFVVHPGFIYGALDEMKRCVEELGLKVLCLPTHFMDSIGQWRSVFDEENDRIFELADKYKLAIEIHPYDGDKMIKLENTNWRFHLIWMLAQCGDAYHFYTLNGMQERFPNIRTCFAHGGQLAQMNLGRRIQGFDGRPDLFEGKTHPRKAVGHPNIFFDTLVHDTDSLSLMFKRQGTKQVLMGLDDPYPLGEMESDAQSSYPGKILDLAIKKNIITETEKGQIWEDNVLQWLFGDDEKAKQELIRKILQ; encoded by the coding sequence ATGGAAAGAAGAAAACTGCGTATTAACGGACATTCACATTTATTACCTTATCCAGAAGAAATCCCTCAATTTATGAAGGATAAAGAAATTTTTTGGGTAGATGATGAGCGGAAGCATATGTTACAAAAAGGATGGAAACGTCCTGTAACAGATTCTAGTTTTTTCTTAGATGAGAAATTACTTTGGATGGAAAAAAATAAGATTGACCATGCTGTAGTTTTAAATCTTTCTCAATTATATGGAAATGGTTTGCGTTTAGAAGAAATGAAAAAAGCCTTGCGTTTTCAGAATGATTTTAATGCAAAAGTGCAACACAATCATCCTAGTAAATTTACCTGTGGTTTTGTTGTGCATCCAGGTTTTATTTATGGTGCATTAGATGAAATGAAACGTTGTGTAGAAGAGTTGGGTTTAAAAGTATTGTGTTTACCAACTCATTTTATGGATTCTATTGGGCAATGGAGATCTGTTTTTGACGAAGAAAATGACCGTATTTTTGAGTTAGCAGATAAATATAAGTTAGCCATAGAAATTCATCCATATGATGGAGATAAAATGATAAAATTAGAAAACACCAATTGGCGTTTTCATTTAATTTGGATGCTTGCTCAATGTGGTGATGCGTATCACTTTTATACGTTAAACGGAATGCAAGAACGTTTCCCAAATATTAGAACGTGTTTTGCTCACGGAGGTCAATTGGCACAAATGAATTTAGGAAGAAGAATTCAAGGTTTTGATGGAAGGCCAGATTTATTTGAAGGAAAAACACACCCAAGAAAAGCAGTTGGTCATCCAAATATTTTTTTTGATACCTTAGTTCACGATACAGATTCTTTGAGTTTAATGTTTAAAAGACAAGGAACAAAACAAGTTTTAATGGGATTAGATGATCCTTATCCTTTAGGAGAAATGGAAAGTGATGCACAGTCTTCCTATCCAGGTAAAATTTTAGATTTAGCGATAAAGAAAAATATTATTACTGAAACTGAAAAAGGTCAAATTTGGGAAGATAATGTGTTGCAGTGGTTGTTTGGAGATGACGAAAAAGCAAAACAAGAGTTGATTCGTAAGATATTGCAGTAA
- a CDS encoding aldehyde dehydrogenase, with amino-acid sequence MNIKNYINGEFVDPVLGNYIDNYNPSNGEVYGQIPNSTSEDVEKAYEAAEKAFPNWSNTTLETRSKILSKIADLIEGKLHLLAEAESKDNGKPISLAKAIDIPRAAANFQFYANAITQFSSEAHESIGLNAVNFTLRQPIGVVGCISPWNLPLYLFTWKIAPAIAAGNCVVAKPSEITPMTAFLLGEICTEAGLPNGVLNIVHGLGTTTGQAIVAHPNITAISFTGGTKTGASIARIAAPMFKKLSLELGGKNPNIIFADCDYDKMLETTVRSSFANQGQICLCGSRIFVEEKIYEKFKKDFIKNVKQLKVGHPSKRNIDIGALVSKEHLEKIESYVEIAEDEGGRILCGGLEVTIPGYENGYYFQPTVIEVTDNSCRVNQEEIFGPIVTIMPFKTDEEALQLANDVKYGLSATLWTNNLNRTMQFSKQLHIGIVWVNTWMLRDLRTPFGGQKASGIGREGGFEALRFFTEPKNICIKYE; translated from the coding sequence ATGAACATTAAAAATTACATCAACGGAGAGTTTGTAGATCCAGTATTAGGTAATTATATAGATAATTACAATCCATCAAATGGAGAAGTTTATGGTCAGATTCCTAACTCAACTTCTGAAGATGTAGAAAAAGCATACGAAGCTGCAGAAAAAGCATTTCCAAATTGGTCTAACACAACACTAGAAACAAGAAGTAAAATCTTGTCTAAAATAGCTGATTTGATAGAAGGAAAATTGCACCTTTTAGCAGAAGCAGAATCTAAAGACAATGGAAAGCCAATTAGTTTGGCAAAAGCAATAGATATTCCAAGAGCAGCAGCAAATTTTCAGTTTTATGCAAATGCAATTACACAGTTTTCATCAGAAGCACATGAAAGTATTGGACTAAATGCAGTGAATTTCACATTGCGTCAACCTATTGGAGTTGTAGGTTGTATTTCTCCTTGGAATTTACCTTTATATTTATTCACATGGAAAATAGCGCCTGCAATTGCAGCGGGTAATTGTGTGGTTGCAAAACCAAGCGAAATAACACCAATGACAGCTTTTTTATTAGGAGAAATTTGCACAGAAGCAGGTTTACCTAATGGTGTCTTAAATATTGTTCATGGATTGGGTACTACAACTGGGCAAGCAATTGTAGCGCATCCAAATATTACAGCGATCTCTTTTACAGGAGGAACAAAAACAGGGGCAAGTATTGCACGAATTGCAGCGCCAATGTTTAAAAAATTATCCTTAGAATTGGGAGGAAAGAACCCTAATATCATTTTTGCAGATTGCGATTATGATAAAATGTTAGAAACCACAGTGCGTTCTTCGTTTGCTAATCAAGGTCAGATTTGTTTATGCGGAAGTAGAATTTTTGTGGAAGAAAAAATCTATGAAAAATTTAAGAAAGATTTTATTAAAAATGTAAAACAATTAAAAGTTGGTCATCCATCAAAAAGGAATATAGATATTGGAGCATTAGTTTCTAAAGAACATTTAGAAAAAATAGAATCTTATGTTGAAATTGCAGAAGATGAAGGAGGAAGAATTTTATGTGGAGGTTTAGAAGTTACAATTCCTGGATATGAAAATGGGTATTATTTTCAGCCTACAGTCATTGAGGTTACAGATAATTCTTGCAGAGTAAATCAAGAAGAAATTTTTGGCCCAATAGTAACAATTATGCCGTTTAAAACTGATGAAGAAGCGTTGCAATTAGCAAACGATGTAAAATATGGATTGTCAGCAACTTTATGGACCAATAATTTAAACAGAACAATGCAATTTTCTAAACAATTACACATAGGAATTGTTTGGGTAAATACGTGGATGTTACGTGATTTAAGAACGCCTTTTGGTGGGCAGAAAGCAAGTGGAATTGGAAGAGAAGGAGGTTTTGAAGCATTACGATTTTTTACAGAGCCAAAGAATATATGTATCAAATACGAATAA
- a CDS encoding metallophosphoesterase yields MKRRSFLKKSFYTALGASVLTGFYSWRIEPFWLEFVKVKMPIKNLPTHLVGKTIMQISDIHVGNRFDWNYIIESFDKAQKLNPDYVVYTGDYVDYEDQEQLEHLKIVLKNCVKGKIATVGVLGNHDYGEDWLEDDVANSIIDILNSSGIETLRNEQKEYEGLNFIGIDDFWGTNFKPSNVLDYIDLEKPTIALCHNPDVCDLDIWNGYKSWILAGHTHGGQVKPPFLKPPILPVKNKKYSAGKIPLDDGRTLYINRALGHLFQVRFNVRPEITVFELA; encoded by the coding sequence TTGAAAAGAAGAAGTTTTTTAAAGAAAAGTTTTTATACTGCTCTTGGAGCAAGCGTCTTAACGGGCTTTTATTCGTGGAGAATTGAGCCTTTTTGGTTAGAATTTGTAAAAGTTAAAATGCCAATAAAAAATTTACCAACTCATTTAGTTGGTAAAACTATTATGCAAATAAGTGATATTCATGTTGGGAATAGATTTGATTGGAATTACATAATTGAATCTTTTGATAAAGCACAAAAATTGAATCCAGATTATGTGGTTTACACAGGAGATTATGTAGATTATGAAGATCAAGAACAATTAGAACATCTTAAAATAGTTCTAAAAAACTGTGTTAAGGGAAAAATTGCAACAGTAGGTGTTTTAGGAAATCATGATTATGGAGAAGATTGGTTAGAAGATGATGTTGCAAATTCAATTATAGATATTCTAAATAGTAGTGGAATTGAAACTTTACGGAATGAACAAAAAGAATATGAAGGGTTAAATTTTATAGGAATAGATGATTTTTGGGGAACAAATTTTAAACCATCTAATGTGCTAGACTATATAGATTTAGAGAAACCGACTATAGCTTTATGTCATAATCCTGATGTTTGTGATTTAGATATCTGGAACGGTTATAAAAGTTGGATTTTGGCTGGCCATACACATGGAGGACAAGTAAAACCACCTTTTTTAAAACCACCAATTCTACCTGTAAAAAACAAGAAATATTCAGCAGGAAAAATTCCTTTAGATGATGGTAGAACATTATATATTAACAGAGCATTAGGGCATCTTTTTCAAGTTCGATTTAACGTAAGACCAGAAATAACAGTCTTTGAACTTGCCTAA